Proteins encoded in a region of the Cyanobacteriota bacterium genome:
- a CDS encoding RsmB/NOP family class I SAM-dependent RNA methyltransferase: MTTLANRQPSKLLMKLSRQLYADESERDRFIDALTHPKSFHPCILWCREPDSYPFLPEPPLPWQPPFVDRLAIGTRPGTHPLHHQGYFYCLDFSSVFAATVLLTIPQPVQQVLDLCAAPGGKSVFAWRSLHPSLLLCNEVIGKRIGALISNLQRCHIYPYQVFSHDSEQWAVRSPASMDVVLVDAPCTGQSLIAKGDDAPGCFHPVQINKNANRQRRILANAAQTVALGGYLAYMTCTYSPEENEETIAWLLARFPQFQPVTVSALQPFQSHLTTMPCYRMMPQDGLGAGAFTCLLQRLPATSQPATTDLG, translated from the coding sequence ATGACTACCTTGGCTAATCGGCAGCCATCTAAACTCCTGATGAAGCTTAGTCGGCAGTTGTATGCTGATGAGTCAGAGCGCGATCGGTTCATTGATGCCCTAACCCATCCCAAGTCCTTTCACCCTTGCATCTTGTGGTGTCGTGAACCCGACAGTTATCCGTTTTTGCCAGAACCACCCTTGCCATGGCAACCCCCGTTTGTAGATCGACTAGCGATTGGCACCCGTCCAGGCACCCATCCTCTTCACCACCAAGGCTATTTTTATTGCTTGGACTTTTCGTCAGTGTTTGCAGCTACTGTGCTGCTGACTATTCCCCAACCCGTGCAGCAGGTGTTAGACCTGTGTGCTGCTCCTGGGGGTAAGAGTGTATTTGCATGGCGATCGCTGCATCCCTCGCTGTTATTGTGTAACGAGGTCATTGGTAAGCGCATAGGTGCTCTCATTTCCAACCTGCAACGGTGTCACATTTATCCCTATCAGGTATTTAGCCACGACTCAGAACAATGGGCTGTGCGATCGCCCGCTAGCATGGATGTGGTACTAGTGGATGCCCCCTGTACGGGTCAATCTCTCATTGCTAAGGGAGATGATGCTCCGGGCTGTTTTCATCCTGTACAGATTAACAAAAACGCTAATCGTCAGCGGCGAATTTTGGCCAATGCTGCCCAAACGGTTGCTCTTGGTGGCTACCTAGCCTACATGACCTGCACCTATTCCCCTGAGGAAAATGAGGAAACAATCGCATGGCTGTTAGCTCGCTTTCCTCAGTTTCAGCCTGTAACGGTGTCTGCTCTCCAACCCTTTCAGTCTCACCTAACGACAATGCCCTGTTATCGAATGATGCCCCAAGATGGCCTTGGTGCTGGAGCTTTCACGTGTCTGCTCCAGCGTTTGCCTGCGACATCTCAACCAGCAACCACAGACCTAGGATGA